The sequence AGCCTTGAGACCGCTTAAGCCCTGCAGATCTTCCAGCAACAGGTATTCCAGGTCCCTGCAAAGGGTGTCCTTCTCCTGTAGATATTCGATAAAGGGCAGGTAATCATCCACATCCTTTTCATCGAAATAGATCAGCACGATCTTATCCGGTTGGGTAAGGCGCTCTTCTGTATCCTTGACGCGCACTTTGTCAATGCGCTTCTTGATCATCTGGTAACGGATATTGTAAGCGCCTTCCACATCAAAGCGTCTTTCGTCTGCCCTGAAACTGATATCAATAGTATGGTTGTGAACAAAAATGAGTTGGGTGGTGTGTAAAACCTTAGGCATGTTCGGTAGTAAGGCACGCGTAATGCGTGCAATCGCAGCCATACTGGATAGTTGCCAGAGGCGTAAGTTCTTCAGATGAAAATGATCGAAAGGATGCTGAGGTGCAATAGACTGTCCGATATATGCATCGTACTCTACCCCATCCGTTCTGAACTTTTCAAAGTAACAGGGGTACAGGCTTTGTAACTGGATCTTCTCTATTTCAAAATATTCGTTCACTGCTTCATTGATCAACTGCATAGATACTTCCAGTGAATATTTTTCACCGGTCGTACTGTTGTTAAAAGTTTCCAGCACTTTCAGGTATTCATCTACCAATGGTTTGCTTTCCGGGTGTCGCACGGCCAGGTGCGAGAGGAATGGTGTTGTTTCTTTTCTTAAGAAACCATTCAGCTTATCTTCGTCATTGGCATACAACTGGTCTGATCCCAGTATTTCCTGCCACTTACAGCACTTGTAAATCATCTCCTCCAGCAGGGATGATGGATAGCGTTCCTGTAAGGTATTCAGGGTACCACCCAGTAATGACAGGTGAGCATCCAGGTCGGCTACAATAGCTTTGTTCCGTTCTATAGTAGAGTTGCGGATATCTACCGCACCATATAATGGATAGACATTGTCAAAGTGAATATTGAATTCCTTATCCGCTAAATGGCGTTTTTTATCATGCAGGTATTGCCAGGCCACTTCGTTGAACTTCCATTGCACGGCTGGCTGGATAGAGGTAAATTTTTCTTTGATGATGCCTTCTATTTCATAGTTGAACTCATCAATATAGATCTGTAGCAAACGGCCGATGGCTGCCATGGCTGGTTGCAGCAATACAATAACCTTCTCATCAAAAGAAGCGTTCTCCCAGGTATGGATTGCCAATACTCCTACCGGTGTACGATTGTGAAATACCGGCATCAGTGCCAGTGAGCGCACACCCAGTTTACGGAAGTGATCCAGGTGGTCCTGCTGCTGCTGTTTTTCAGAAAATATATCAGGAGAGAAGAAGAAATTTGGATTGGAGAAATATCCTTTGGCCTGCCGGCGGAACTCTTCGGGAGATACACGACCTTCTCCCCATACTTCGGAGAGGATACCGGTACCGCCATTTACATAGCCGTATACAGGTTCATTGTTCACCCTGACAAACGGGAAGAGATCAAACTCGATCTGGTTATTTTTAACCAGTGTCTTCAGTGATTTGATCACATACCTGTAGTTCTCTTCTTCCTTGTCAGGTGTACGGTTCAGGCGTATCCGCTCTATATTATCAATGGCTTTTTCGGCGGTGACGTCTGTGAGATTCAGGATACAGATCCCTCTTATTTTGAAGAGAGACAATGGCAGCATTTCCAGCAGGATGTCATACCCCTCCCCTTCACTCATACGCATATAGAGTTCACTGAAATCCAGCTCAGGCAA is a genomic window of Chitinophaga sp. LS1 containing:
- a CDS encoding GAF domain-containing protein, with the protein product MEKIIQDLSGIEVSSMDLDAAISFQPFINRLRDRIRNEQTAKKTLYEQVLATYETYNLSQEGIPLTDIDKYEALLDLMYACLSPAMTNERELAWAMNMPFQPIIFYGTTLFYELMRNRRDDHDIYVTTKNADDYQHNRLKSLYSFVLQKLYNFQAPTQLPDVHAGINLATGLLQYYAMQINMDYIEVTAKGPLPELDFSELYMRMSEGEGYDILLEMLPLSLFKIRGICILNLTDVTAEKAIDNIERIRLNRTPDKEEENYRYVIKSLKTLVKNNQIEFDLFPFVRVNNEPVYGYVNGGTGILSEVWGEGRVSPEEFRRQAKGYFSNPNFFFSPDIFSEKQQQQDHLDHFRKLGVRSLALMPVFHNRTPVGVLAIHTWENASFDEKVIVLLQPAMAAIGRLLQIYIDEFNYEIEGIIKEKFTSIQPAVQWKFNEVAWQYLHDKKRHLADKEFNIHFDNVYPLYGAVDIRNSTIERNKAIVADLDAHLSLLGGTLNTLQERYPSSLLEEMIYKCCKWQEILGSDQLYANDEDKLNGFLRKETTPFLSHLAVRHPESKPLVDEYLKVLETFNNSTTGEKYSLEVSMQLINEAVNEYFEIEKIQLQSLYPCYFEKFRTDGVEYDAYIGQSIAPQHPFDHFHLKNLRLWQLSSMAAIARITRALLPNMPKVLHTTQLIFVHNHTIDISFRADERRFDVEGAYNIRYQMIKKRIDKVRVKDTEERLTQPDKIVLIYFDEKDVDDYLPFIEYLQEKDTLCRDLEYLLLEDLQGLSGLKALRVGVVYESSLND